The following coding sequences are from one Bacteroidales bacterium WCE2008 window:
- a CDS encoding large subunit ribosomal protein L20 encodes MPRSVNSVASRARRKKILKKTRGNFLSRKNVWTVAKNTYEKGLTYAYRDRKAKKREFRALWIQRINAAARQYGMSYSQFMGKLAKQNVGLNRKVLADLAMNNPQAFEAIINSVK; translated from the coding sequence ATGCCAAGATCAGTAAACTCAGTTGCCTCAAGGGCACGCCGCAAGAAGATTCTTAAGAAGACCCGCGGTAATTTCCTTTCAAGGAAGAACGTTTGGACGGTAGCAAAGAACACCTACGAAAAAGGTCTCACCTACGCTTACCGTGACCGTAAAGCTAAAAAGCGCGAGTTCCGCGCTCTCTGGATACAGAGAATCAATGCAGCCGCACGCCAGTACGGTATGTCATATTCTCAGTTTATGGGCAAGCTTGCTAAGCAGAATGTCGGTCTGAACCGTAAGGTTCTCGCAGACCTTGCCATGAATAACCCACAGGCATTTGAAGCAATCATCAATTCTGTAAAATAG
- a CDS encoding LSU ribosomal protein L35P, protein MPKLKTNSGAKKRFTLTGTGKIKRRHAYHSHILTKKTKKQKRNLDHFAILNKRDEVRVKELLVL, encoded by the coding sequence ATGCCAAAGCTTAAAACCAACTCCGGTGCCAAAAAGCGCTTTACGCTTACCGGAACGGGAAAAATCAAGAGAAGACACGCTTATCACAGCCACATTCTCACCAAGAAGACCAAGAAGCAGAAGAGAAATCTCGACCACTTCGCAATCCTTAACAAGAGGGACGAAGTAAGGGTAAAAGAGCTCCTTGTTCTCTAA